A window from Alphaproteobacteria bacterium encodes these proteins:
- a CDS encoding DUF983 domain-containing protein has translation MSNATNPFWPTIRRSTRGRCPKCGDAPLYKSYLKPVDNCAACEEPIGHIRADDGPAWLTIVLVTHIIAPVLLVLLPGNNWPIWLVFAIIIVPTLALMLILLPLCKGFFIGMIWRSGCIGAEN, from the coding sequence ATGTCTAATGCAACCAATCCATTTTGGCCTACCATCAGGCGTAGTACACGTGGGCGCTGCCCAAAATGCGGGGATGCGCCGCTTTATAAAAGCTATTTAAAACCTGTAGATAACTGCGCCGCATGCGAAGAACCCATTGGGCATATTCGCGCCGATGATGGCCCCGCATGGCTTACTATTGTGTTGGTAACCCATATCATCGCCCCTGTCTTGCTAGTGCTGTTACCCGGTAACAACTGGCCAATTTGGCTTGTTTTTGCCATTATTATAGTCCCTACTCTCGCCTTAATGCTGATATTATTGCCCCTATGCAAAGGCTTTTTTATCGGCATGATCTGGCGAAGCGGCTGCATTGGCGCCGAAAACTGA
- the groES gene encoding co-chaperone GroES — translation MKIRPLHDRVIVKRVEQEEKTAGGIIIPDSAQEKPMQGEVLAVGSGSRNETGAIVPLDVKAGDIVLFGKWSGTEIKLDGQELLIMKESDIMGIVDDAKAKIAA, via the coding sequence ATGAAAATTAGACCGTTACACGATCGCGTCATTGTTAAACGCGTTGAGCAAGAAGAAAAAACTGCTGGAGGAATCATTATTCCTGACAGCGCCCAAGAAAAACCCATGCAGGGCGAAGTATTGGCTGTTGGCTCTGGCTCTCGCAACGAAACCGGTGCTATTGTGCCATTAGACGTTAAAGCCGGCGACATTGTGTTGTTTGGCAAATGGTCTGGCACCGAAATCAAGCTTGATGGTCAGGAACTTTTAATCATGAAAGAATCCGACATCATGGGCATTGTTGACGATGCAAAAGCAAAAATTGCTGCGTAA
- the groL gene encoding chaperonin GroEL (60 kDa chaperone family; promotes refolding of misfolded polypeptides especially under stressful conditions; forms two stacked rings of heptamers to form a barrel-shaped 14mer; ends can be capped by GroES; misfolded proteins enter the barrel where they are refolded when GroES binds), translating to MSSKELRFGTEAREQILRGVDILADAVKVTLGPKGRNVVIEKSFGAPRITKDGVSVAKEITLSNRFQNMGAQMVREVASKTNDVAGDGTTTATVLAQAIVREGTKAVAAGLNPMDLKRGIDLAVSTVVADIKSRSKDISSQDEVAQVGTISANGDKEIGTKIAEAMKRVGKEGVITVEEAKGLEFEVDVVEGMMFDRGYLSPYFVTNSEKMTVELENPFILLFDKKLTGLQPMLPLLESVVQSQRPLLIIAEDVEGEALATLVVNKLRGGLKVAAVKAPGFGDRRKAMLEDLGILTGGQIVSEELGVKLEGVTPDMLGSAKKVVITKDETTIVDGAGTKETIEARCKQIRAQVEETTSDYDKEKLQERLAKLSGGVAVLKVGGSTEVEVKERKDRVDDALHATRAAVEEGIVPGGGTTLLYASRALDNLKVTNDDQRAGVNIVKRALQAPLRQIAENSGVDGAVVAGKLLESKDPNYGFDAQNLEYVDMIKAGIIDPTKVVRTALQDAASVSSLLITTEAIITDKPEEKSSAGGADAMAGMGGMGGMGGMGGMGF from the coding sequence ATGTCCTCTAAAGAACTCCGTTTTGGTACGGAAGCACGTGAACAGATTTTGCGCGGCGTTGATATCCTCGCAGATGCTGTTAAAGTTACTCTAGGCCCTAAAGGCCGTAACGTAGTGATTGAAAAATCCTTTGGCGCTCCCCGTATCACCAAAGATGGCGTTAGCGTTGCTAAAGAAATCACCCTTTCCAACAGATTTCAAAATATGGGCGCACAAATGGTGCGTGAAGTTGCAAGCAAAACTAACGATGTTGCTGGCGATGGAACCACTACTGCTACTGTTTTGGCGCAAGCGATCGTTCGTGAAGGCACCAAAGCTGTTGCTGCCGGCCTGAACCCAATGGATCTTAAACGCGGTATCGACCTTGCTGTTAGCACTGTGGTTGCAGATATCAAATCGCGCTCGAAAGATATTTCTTCTCAAGATGAAGTGGCGCAAGTTGGTACTATTTCTGCTAATGGCGACAAAGAAATCGGCACCAAAATTGCTGAAGCCATGAAGCGCGTAGGCAAAGAAGGCGTTATCACAGTTGAAGAAGCAAAAGGTTTGGAATTTGAAGTAGACGTAGTAGAAGGCATGATGTTTGATCGTGGCTACCTCTCTCCTTACTTTGTGACCAATAGCGAAAAAATGACGGTAGAGCTGGAAAATCCATTTATTCTATTGTTCGACAAAAAACTCACTGGCTTGCAGCCTATGTTGCCTTTGCTTGAGTCTGTTGTGCAGTCACAGCGTCCATTGCTGATTATCGCTGAAGATGTTGAAGGCGAAGCGTTGGCTACCTTAGTAGTAAACAAGCTGCGCGGTGGCCTCAAAGTTGCTGCTGTTAAAGCTCCGGGTTTTGGTGATCGCCGCAAAGCAATGCTCGAAGATTTGGGCATATTGACCGGTGGCCAGATTGTTTCGGAAGAGCTGGGCGTTAAACTTGAAGGCGTAACCCCAGACATGCTGGGTAGCGCGAAAAAAGTGGTTATCACCAAAGACGAAACCACCATCGTAGATGGCGCTGGCACTAAAGAAACCATCGAAGCACGTTGCAAACAAATTCGTGCGCAAGTAGAAGAAACTACTTCGGATTACGACAAAGAAAAGCTTCAGGAGCGTCTCGCTAAGCTTTCCGGCGGTGTTGCTGTACTCAAAGTTGGCGGCTCTACCGAAGTTGAAGTTAAAGAACGTAAAGACCGTGTTGACGATGCACTTCATGCTACCCGCGCTGCGGTAGAAGAAGGCATTGTTCCTGGTGGCGGCACTACCCTGCTCTACGCTTCACGCGCACTCGACAACCTGAAAGTCACTAACGACGATCAGCGTGCGGGCGTTAACATTGTGAAACGTGCATTACAGGCTCCGCTTCGCCAAATCGCAGAAAATTCTGGCGTTGACGGTGCAGTGGTTGCAGGAAAACTGCTCGAAAGCAAAGATCCTAACTACGGATTCGATGCGCAAAACCTTGAATATGTCGACATGATCAAAGCCGGTATTATTGATCCGACCAAAGTAGTGCGCACTGCATTGCAAGACGCCGCTTCGGTATCCAGCTTGTTGATTACGACAGAAGCAATCATTACCGATAAGCCCGAAGAAAAATCCTCTGCCGGTGGCGCTGATGCCATGGCCGGAATGGGTGGAATGGGCGGCATGGGTGGAATGGGCGGCATGGGCTTCTAA